In one Lolium rigidum isolate FL_2022 chromosome 3, APGP_CSIRO_Lrig_0.1, whole genome shotgun sequence genomic region, the following are encoded:
- the LOC124703550 gene encoding MEIOTIC F-BOX protein MOF-like → MKYQAAVSGKRRPVPVASGGNGIDALPDEVLQHVLSFLPAAEAVRTCVLARRWRGLWKSMPILRITSEGRTLNRQGVRKLNKFVNHLLLLRDRSASLHTCDIELNTFRSQDVPEVNLWIRHALLCQAQTLTVHLSHDNNIFELEDLPLVSCHLTRLDLCNVVLNDHILNFSSCPALEELRIEGCYTHADMIVSQSLKRLTILDCIFYLTTRARISAPGLVALELTEWWGRTPLLETMPSLVTGSIKLADCDDYCRKEDDGSCFSDNDTCEICGSNNDGSGDCVILNGLSEAEHLELTAEPSVYVFKRDLIWCPTFSKLKTLLVGEWCMDANLGALMCLLQHTPVLEKLTIQLNESPSILTGTEGMYKSTGQPFAPNTPKVLEIKCEKMDERVHKILRFLSTNDIHIEEINIEHSVGSSEGTGSWTFSSLDSARLALEERSVEEHV, encoded by the exons ATGAAGTACCAAGCAGCGGTCTCTGGCAAGCGGAGGCCGGTGCCTGTGGCAAGTGGAGGCAATGGGATCGACGCTCTGCCAGATGAGGTCCTGCAGCACGTGCTGTCGTTCttgccggcggcggaggccgTGCGGACCTGCGTGCTCGCCAGGCGCTGGCGCGGCCTCTGGAAGTCCATGCCAATCCTGCGCATCACAAGCGAGGGGAGGACGCTGAACAGGCAGGGTGTCAGGAAGCTCAACAAGTTCGTGAACCACCTGCTGCTCCTCCGCGACCGCAGCGCGTCTCTGCACACGTGTGACATAGAACTCAATACTTTCCGGAGCCAGGATGTACCGGAGGTTAACTTATGGATCCGACATGCTCTGCTGTGCCAAGCTCAGACCCTCACCGTCCACCTAAGCCATGATAACAATATCTTTGAGCTGGAGGACCTGCCTCTTGTCTCATGTCACTTGACGAGGTTGGATCTTTGTAATGTTGTGCTGAATGACCACATTCTTAATTTTTCGAGCTGCCCAGCACTGGAAGAGCTACGGATAGAGGGTTGCTACACCCATGCTGACATGATCGTGTCCCAGTCCCTAAAACGGCTGACCATCCTTGACTGCATATTTTATCTAACGACACGTGCTCGAATTTCTGCCCCCGGCCTCGTTGCACTGGAATTAACTGAGTGGTGGGGGAGAACTCCTTTGCTTGAAACCATGCCATCATTAGTAACAGGGTCAATTAAACTTGCCGATTGTGATGATTATTGTCGTAAAGAAGATGACGGTTCGTGTTTCAGTGATAATGATACCTGTGAAATTTGCGGTTCCAATAATGATGGCAGCGGAGATTGTGTGATTCTCAATGGTTTGTCAGAGGCTGAACACTTGGAGTTGACAGCTGAACCTTCTGTG TATGTTTTCAAAAGAGATTTGATATGGTGCCCAACCTTTAGCAAGTTAAAGACCTTGTTAGTCGGTGAGTGGTGTATGGATGCCAATCTTGGTGCACTCATGTGCCTTCTTCAGCATACACCTGTGCTAGAGAAGCTTACCATCCAGCTTAATGAG TCACCGAGCATTCTGACGGGAACTGAAGGAATGTACAAGTCGACTGGACAACCCTTTGCACCTAACACACCCAAGGTACTTGAAATCAAGTGTGAGAAGATGGATGAGAGGGTTCACAAAATATTAAGGTTCTTGAGTACCAATGACATACATATTGAAGAAATCAATATCGAGCATAGTGTTGGATCGTCTGAAG GAACCGGGAGCTGGACCTTCTCAAGCCTGGATTCGGCGCGTCTTGCCCTTGAAGAACGATCAGTTGAAGAGCATGTTTGA